Proteins found in one Bacillota bacterium genomic segment:
- a CDS encoding MOSC domain-containing protein encodes MLAAVLRWHKLRDGKAKIVSVNINPKKGVRKMPVAHAKVVADYGLDGDAHAKNWHRQVSLLAKESIDKMVAMGLDVGPGDFAENLTTQGVDLLTLPIGTRVKIGSDIVLEVTQIGKECHTKCAIYRQAGDCVMPKEGIFARVVRGGQVSVGDDLIIEGEK; translated from the coding sequence ATGCTAGCAGCTGTATTGAGGTGGCATAAATTGAGAGATGGTAAAGCAAAAATCGTATCGGTAAATATAAATCCCAAAAAGGGTGTGAGAAAAATGCCGGTTGCGCACGCCAAGGTCGTTGCCGATTATGGGCTTGATGGTGATGCGCATGCTAAGAATTGGCACAGACAAGTTAGCCTTCTTGCGAAGGAGAGCATAGATAAGATGGTCGCTATGGGTCTGGATGTCGGTCCCGGCGATTTTGCAGAGAATCTTACAACACAAGGCGTTGACCTTCTTACGCTTCCGATTGGGACAAGGGTTAAGATAGGCTCAGACATTGTTTTAGAAGTAACGCAGATAGGAAAAGAATGCCACACTAAATGTGCAATTTACCGGCAGGCTGGGGATTGCGTGATGCCAAAAGAAGGCATCTTTGCCAGGGTAGTCCGGGGCGGGCAGGTAAGTGTGGGCGATGATTTAATTATCGAGGGTGAAAAATGA
- the moaA gene encoding GTP 3',8-cyclase MoaA, with amino-acid sequence MDELIDKHNRRTDYLRISVTDRCNLRCYYCMPKEGIHQRPHCDILSYEEIKRFAVAAVSAGMSKIRLTGGEPLVRKDVVKLVEMLAAIPNLKDISLTTNGVLLPRFGADLKRAGLQRVNISLDSLDPKVYRKVTRVGNIEDALAGLNSALELGFDPVKINVVLMRGINDEPKDFVRLIYDYPVHVRFIELMPVSMQDPGLYVSIDELKVRLARYGLFETIGGPIGSGPANYVTFQGALGTIGFISPISNHFCASCNRLRLTPDGKLRTCLFSDEEFDIKPVLRDNFSKEEIASFIRGVLESKPEKHDIAERIKTNRLMYQIGG; translated from the coding sequence ATGGACGAGCTTATCGATAAGCATAACCGCAGGACAGATTACTTGCGAATATCCGTAACGGACCGGTGCAACCTGCGCTGCTATTACTGCATGCCAAAGGAAGGCATACATCAAAGACCACACTGTGATATCTTAAGCTATGAGGAGATCAAAAGATTTGCCGTAGCCGCTGTATCCGCCGGTATGTCAAAAATAAGGCTGACTGGAGGCGAGCCTCTTGTAAGGAAAGACGTGGTCAAGTTAGTCGAGATGCTTGCCGCCATCCCAAACCTAAAAGATATCTCACTTACGACAAACGGTGTGCTCTTGCCCCGGTTCGGTGCCGATTTAAAGCGGGCGGGTTTGCAAAGGGTAAATATAAGCCTCGACAGCCTGGACCCTAAGGTCTACCGCAAGGTTACTCGGGTCGGAAATATCGAAGATGCGCTTGCCGGGCTCAATAGCGCTCTTGAACTTGGGTTTGACCCGGTTAAGATAAACGTTGTTCTTATGCGCGGCATAAACGATGAACCCAAAGACTTTGTTAGGCTTATCTATGATTATCCGGTCCATGTCAGGTTTATTGAGCTTATGCCAGTCAGCATGCAAGATCCTGGGCTTTACGTCTCAATCGATGAGCTTAAGGTTAGGCTTGCGCGCTACGGTTTATTTGAAACGATTGGAGGGCCGATAGGGAGCGGCCCGGCTAACTACGTTACATTTCAGGGTGCGCTTGGCACTATCGGGTTTATCAGTCCGATCAGCAACCATTTCTGTGCAAGCTGCAATAGGCTTCGTCTCACACCAGATGGCAAACTTAGAACATGTCTCTTCTCGGATGAAGAATTTGACATAAAGCCCGTCCTTCGCGATAACTTTAGCAAGGAGGAAATTGCTTCGTTTATCCGAGGCGTTCTTGAAAGCAAGCCGGAGAAACACGATATCGCAGAGCGGATTAAGACGAACAGGCTTATGTACCAGATAGGGGGGTAA
- a CDS encoding molybdopterin molybdotransferase MoeA — MISVDEAREIILSKIDRLSTEEVPILDSLGRVLDEDIISESNIPPFDNSSMDGYAVRSEDTAGAWPAGPVELKVLGNLAAGYVPESSIGKGEAIRIMTGAQMPEGADAVVMVENTEKTNGGVLIFTPVKPGENVRFAGEDIRVGEVALRRGKKITPGDIGMIASVGKARVKVVKRPKVAIITTGDELINIDEPLAPGKIRNSNAYSIAAQVIDTGCIPLMIGIVRDAKEDLMAKVRQAIEESADMIITTGGVSVGDYDFVKDIIKQAGEVVFWQVDMKPGKQLAFGIIKEIPVISLPGHPTSSMVSFEQFARPALLKMSGRTDIARMTVEAVFQGPPFVNKTGRRNMLRAVVTKEDGVFKARLSGLLQSDGLKAMALANGLMVMPEDVEEIKAGDKVTVQLFEPITG, encoded by the coding sequence TTGATAAGCGTTGATGAGGCTCGTGAGATTATCCTAAGCAAAATAGACAGGCTCTCTACTGAGGAGGTGCCGATACTTGATTCGTTGGGCAGAGTCCTTGATGAGGATATCATCTCCGAGAGCAATATCCCACCGTTTGATAACTCGTCGATGGATGGCTATGCTGTGCGCTCGGAGGATACTGCAGGTGCATGGCCGGCTGGGCCGGTTGAGCTAAAGGTGCTTGGTAACCTTGCCGCGGGCTATGTGCCAGAGAGCTCCATTGGTAAAGGTGAGGCGATTCGCATTATGACTGGTGCTCAGATGCCAGAAGGGGCTGATGCAGTGGTTATGGTTGAAAATACCGAAAAAACCAACGGCGGTGTTTTGATATTTACCCCGGTGAAGCCGGGCGAGAACGTGCGCTTTGCAGGTGAAGATATCCGGGTCGGAGAAGTCGCTTTAAGACGGGGCAAAAAAATAACCCCCGGCGATATCGGTATGATAGCTAGCGTAGGCAAGGCAAGGGTAAAAGTCGTAAAACGGCCAAAAGTCGCGATAATCACAACGGGAGATGAGCTTATCAATATCGACGAACCGTTGGCGCCGGGAAAGATAAGAAACAGTAATGCTTACTCAATTGCTGCCCAGGTAATCGATACGGGTTGTATCCCTTTGATGATTGGTATTGTAAGAGATGCGAAGGAGGATCTCATGGCAAAAGTCAGGCAAGCTATAGAGGAAAGCGCCGATATGATTATCACGACCGGCGGTGTTTCAGTTGGCGATTACGACTTTGTAAAAGATATCATAAAACAGGCGGGCGAGGTAGTCTTCTGGCAGGTTGATATGAAGCCAGGGAAACAGCTTGCATTTGGCATCATAAAAGAAATACCGGTTATCAGTCTTCCAGGTCATCCAACGTCCTCAATGGTAAGCTTTGAGCAGTTCGCTCGCCCGGCGCTGCTTAAAATGAGTGGGCGAACCGATATCGCACGCATGACGGTTGAAGCGGTCTTCCAGGGTCCTCCGTTCGTAAACAAGACTGGGCGCCGCAACATGCTTCGAGCTGTTGTAACTAAGGAAGACGGCGTATTTAAAGCAAGGCTAAGCGGCTTATTGCAATCAGATGGTTTAAAGGCAATGGCGCTTGCAAATGGCTTAATGGTCATGCCGGAAGATGTTGAGGAGATAAAAGCCGGAGATAAAGTTACCGTGCAGTTGTTTGAGCCTATTACGGGATAG
- a CDS encoding FumA C-terminus/TtdB family hydratase beta subunit yields MHYSIRTPLDDNTVSKLRAGDTVDISGIIYTARDQAHAILVRLIERGLPLPFGLRGQVIFYAGPTPNPPGRPIGSIGPTTSARMDIYTPILLEYGLKGMIGKGPRSAEVKAALAKHNAVYFATTGGVAAFLSSFVKKAELVAYPELGPEAIYRLEVEHFPAIVAIDAWGGDLYEKNRELYREA; encoded by the coding sequence ATGCATTATAGTATCCGCACACCGCTGGACGACAACACAGTATCAAAACTTAGAGCTGGCGATACGGTTGATATATCCGGCATAATCTATACTGCTCGCGATCAGGCGCATGCGATACTGGTCAGACTAATTGAGAGGGGTTTGCCGCTCCCGTTTGGCCTCAGAGGACAGGTAATATTTTATGCTGGCCCCACACCGAATCCACCTGGCAGGCCAATCGGCTCAATTGGTCCCACGACCAGCGCGCGCATGGATATTTATACACCGATTCTTCTTGAGTACGGACTCAAAGGCATGATTGGAAAAGGTCCGCGCTCAGCTGAGGTTAAAGCCGCCCTTGCCAAACACAATGCAGTCTATTTTGCCACGACTGGTGGGGTTGCCGCATTCCTCTCATCTTTTGTTAAAAAAGCAGAGCTAGTGGCTTATCCGGAACTCGGTCCCGAGGCGATATACAGGCTGGAGGTTGAGCACTTTCCAGCAATTGTTGCCATTGATGCCTGGGGCGGCGACCTATACGAGAAAAATAGAGAGCTCTACAGGGAAGCATAG
- a CDS encoding DNA topoisomerase I, with protein MKLIVTEKNIAAERISKILANGKVKTEKSYTIPVYKFAENGSETAVIGLKGHILKVDFPEEYSNWQKVSPESLINAEIIKVPTQKQIIKALQKLAKGADKVVIATDFDREGELIGCDAVNLIKEVNPEVDVKRARFSAITKPEIERAFTHTENLYIDLAHAGEARQDIDLIWGATLTRFISLASKRLGFQFLSVGRVQSPTLALIVQREKEREAFVVEPYWQIKATFEHGKQKIIASHKTEKFFDRKEADKVIENIKGAASGKVVSVTKSQREIAPPAPFNTTAFLSAAANLGISTANAMRIAESLYMKGYISYPRVDNTVYPPSLNLREILEILMSSPELGMLATELLKQKDLKPTRGKKFATDHPPIHPTGVPKKDELEPVEWKVYELVVRRFYATLAPVSISESMRIDIDTNGEPFFARGSRVVSEGWLKYYHYNRKKDEELPAVTEGDTLALVETNIEDKETQPPARYSQGKLIQKMEELGLGTKATRHEIIKSLYDRGYIHGDPIQPTETGMAVATSLLKYAERIATPEMTAELEKDMDAIAEGVTSHSAVVGRSRQMLADIMQALNEKKEELGEEIRAGIRTDKIVGKCLKCGSDLKIIRAKKSRKRFVGCTNYPECNTSYPLPQYGEIIALGETCDACGSPKVKVLAGKGRPWILCINPQCPTKEKKDAPAAKEVEADRQMTREEKVAAVAD; from the coding sequence ATGAAGTTAATTGTGACGGAAAAAAATATCGCGGCTGAGAGAATTTCAAAGATACTGGCAAACGGAAAGGTCAAAACGGAGAAGAGCTATACAATCCCGGTTTATAAGTTTGCGGAAAACGGCTCAGAGACGGCAGTAATTGGACTTAAAGGTCATATCCTTAAGGTTGATTTTCCTGAGGAGTACAGCAATTGGCAGAAGGTATCCCCTGAGTCGCTTATCAACGCAGAGATTATCAAGGTTCCAACGCAGAAGCAGATTATAAAAGCTCTGCAGAAGCTGGCTAAAGGCGCCGACAAAGTTGTAATTGCAACCGACTTTGACCGGGAAGGTGAGCTTATTGGCTGCGATGCGGTCAACTTAATAAAAGAAGTAAACCCGGAGGTAGATGTAAAACGAGCACGGTTCTCGGCTATTACCAAACCGGAAATCGAGCGCGCATTTACCCATACCGAGAATCTATATATAGACCTTGCACACGCTGGTGAGGCCCGCCAGGATATTGACTTGATCTGGGGGGCGACTCTTACCCGGTTTATTTCGCTTGCCTCAAAAAGGCTCGGGTTCCAATTCCTATCGGTTGGTCGTGTCCAGAGCCCGACGCTTGCGCTTATTGTGCAGAGGGAAAAAGAGCGTGAGGCCTTTGTTGTTGAGCCTTACTGGCAAATAAAGGCGACCTTTGAGCATGGTAAGCAGAAGATTATCGCAAGTCACAAAACCGAGAAGTTCTTTGATAGAAAAGAAGCAGATAAAGTTATCGAGAATATAAAAGGGGCTGCTAGCGGAAAGGTTGTTTCCGTGACTAAATCGCAAAGAGAGATCGCGCCGCCGGCTCCATTTAATACAACCGCATTCTTAAGTGCTGCGGCAAACCTTGGAATATCTACAGCAAATGCGATGCGGATTGCCGAGTCCCTTTATATGAAGGGCTACATAAGCTATCCCAGGGTGGATAACACCGTGTATCCGCCATCGCTTAACTTGCGTGAAATACTTGAGATACTTATGTCAAGCCCAGAGCTTGGCATGCTTGCAACCGAGCTATTGAAGCAAAAAGACTTAAAACCCACGCGTGGCAAGAAGTTTGCAACGGACCATCCGCCGATTCACCCGACCGGTGTGCCAAAAAAAGACGAGCTTGAGCCGGTCGAATGGAAAGTCTACGAGCTGGTTGTGCGGAGGTTCTACGCAACACTTGCTCCCGTTTCTATATCTGAGAGCATGCGCATAGATATCGATACCAATGGCGAACCATTCTTTGCAAGGGGAAGCCGGGTTGTTAGTGAAGGCTGGCTTAAATACTACCACTACAACCGAAAGAAAGATGAGGAGCTCCCGGCAGTAACTGAGGGGGATACGCTTGCCCTTGTCGAAACAAACATCGAGGATAAAGAAACGCAGCCTCCCGCAAGGTATAGCCAGGGTAAGCTCATCCAGAAGATGGAGGAGCTCGGTCTTGGCACCAAAGCGACAAGGCACGAGATTATAAAAAGCCTCTACGACAGGGGATATATCCACGGCGACCCTATCCAGCCGACCGAAACCGGTATGGCAGTTGCCACATCGCTGCTTAAGTATGCCGAGCGTATAGCGACACCTGAGATGACGGCGGAGCTGGAGAAGGATATGGATGCTATTGCAGAGGGTGTGACAAGTCACAGTGCTGTTGTTGGACGGTCAAGGCAGATGTTGGCCGACATCATGCAGGCGCTAAATGAGAAGAAGGAAGAGCTTGGCGAGGAGATAAGAGCGGGAATCCGCACAGATAAAATTGTTGGTAAATGCTTGAAGTGCGGCTCGGATTTGAAGATTATCAGGGCTAAGAAGAGCCGTAAGAGATTCGTGGGCTGCACCAACTATCCGGAATGCAACACGTCCTATCCTCTGCCTCAATACGGTGAGATAATCGCGCTTGGCGAGACATGCGACGCTTGCGGAAGCCCTAAGGTAAAGGTCCTTGCCGGCAAGGGAAGACCCTGGATACTTTGCATCAACCCCCAGTGCCCGACCAAGGAGAAAAAAGATGCCCCTGCAGCTAAAGAAGTAGAAGCTGACAGACAGATGACCAGGGAGGAAAAAGTGGCGGCGGTGGCAGACTAA
- the mobB gene encoding molybdopterin-guanine dinucleotide biosynthesis protein B, which produces MIPVVSVVGKSNAGKTTFLEKLIAELKARGYRVATIKHNVHDFEIDHPGKDTYRHAKAGADTVIIATAHKMAMIKKLDKELPIQHIVELAGAGHDLIITEGYKRGPFPKIEVSRKEVSSELICSEDELIALVTDHPFPIDIPHFGLDDAGGLANFLEKRFLRQSR; this is translated from the coding sequence ATGATACCGGTTGTCTCGGTAGTTGGAAAATCAAACGCGGGCAAGACCACTTTTCTCGAGAAGCTTATTGCTGAGCTAAAGGCAAGGGGCTACCGTGTCGCTACCATCAAGCACAACGTACACGATTTTGAAATAGACCATCCAGGAAAAGACACGTACCGTCATGCAAAAGCCGGAGCAGATACGGTAATCATCGCTACGGCACACAAGATGGCGATGATAAAGAAGCTAGATAAAGAACTGCCGATTCAACACATTGTCGAATTGGCAGGTGCGGGGCATGACCTTATCATCACCGAAGGATATAAGCGGGGGCCGTTTCCAAAAATAGAGGTCTCACGAAAAGAAGTCTCCAGTGAGCTTATCTGCTCTGAGGATGAGTTAATCGCACTTGTCACAGACCACCCGTTTCCGATAGACATCCCGCATTTTGGCTTAGATGATGCAGGAGGCTTGGCAAACTTTTTGGAGAAGAGGTTCTTGCGACAGAGCCGGTGA
- the fdhD gene encoding formate dehydrogenase accessory sulfurtransferase FdhD, with the protein MSVNKAEMIAVGETRQTKDMGAIILAGGKSSRMGRDKVAVLFRGEPLLIRVIRILKEMFGEVIVVKNQDIPFELDVSKVVQDEVPYQGPLGGIAAGLKASSYETNLVVAVDMPLISPQVVGYLAGLTGEADVVVPKTGDGLEPLFAFYSKRCLPAIEKTLKDGERKVISFFPHIKLRVVNYAEVSHLDGADKTFVNINTERELKRVEHNLDEDEEGCFKVLDRETGDPRMPVERPVTIYLNSEELVTVQTSMEHLDELACGFLVSEGMLQDRGELVDIRVNEDRGEVRVRTAKPKENAVQSMGKRFVTSGCGKGFSFVSLGDAMGIARLTSEFRVAAEDIPIFMREFLLSSRRPGMHSSALARDGKIKLIRQDIGRHNTVDMVLGRLFLDGIQERDVMLFTTGRISYEMVVKAAKARIPVLVSRTAATTLAVELANRLGIEIIGYVRGEKMKVYTGASRLLTEGEGIV; encoded by the coding sequence ATGTCCGTAAATAAAGCTGAAATGATAGCAGTTGGTGAAACCAGGCAAACAAAAGATATGGGTGCGATTATACTTGCCGGAGGCAAAAGTAGCCGCATGGGTCGGGATAAGGTTGCAGTTCTGTTTCGGGGCGAGCCTCTCCTTATTAGGGTTATTCGCATACTCAAAGAAATGTTTGGCGAGGTAATTGTCGTTAAAAATCAGGATATACCTTTTGAGTTAGATGTGTCCAAAGTAGTCCAGGATGAGGTTCCTTATCAAGGCCCGCTTGGCGGTATAGCCGCCGGGCTTAAAGCGTCGTCTTATGAGACGAATCTTGTTGTTGCAGTTGACATGCCTCTTATAAGTCCTCAGGTCGTAGGTTATCTAGCAGGTCTAACCGGTGAGGCAGATGTTGTTGTTCCGAAGACTGGCGATGGCCTTGAGCCACTTTTCGCCTTTTACAGTAAACGCTGCCTGCCGGCTATTGAGAAAACCCTGAAGGACGGTGAGCGCAAAGTAATATCGTTCTTCCCGCATATTAAACTAAGGGTTGTAAACTACGCAGAGGTAAGCCATCTTGACGGGGCGGATAAGACTTTCGTAAACATCAATACCGAGCGCGAGCTAAAAAGAGTCGAGCACAACCTTGATGAGGATGAAGAAGGATGTTTTAAGGTTTTAGACCGTGAAACCGGTGACCCTCGCATGCCGGTTGAAAGGCCGGTGACAATATACCTCAACTCGGAAGAGCTTGTAACAGTGCAGACGAGTATGGAGCACTTAGACGAGCTTGCTTGCGGCTTTCTTGTTTCCGAAGGAATGCTTCAGGATAGAGGCGAGCTCGTTGATATCCGTGTCAATGAAGACCGTGGCGAAGTAAGGGTGCGAACTGCAAAACCTAAAGAGAATGCGGTGCAATCCATGGGGAAGCGTTTTGTAACGTCTGGCTGCGGTAAAGGTTTTTCTTTTGTAAGCCTTGGTGATGCTATGGGCATCGCAAGGCTTACCAGCGAATTTAGAGTTGCGGCTGAAGATATCCCGATTTTTATGAGAGAATTCCTGTTGAGTAGCCGCCGCCCTGGCATGCACTCTTCTGCTTTAGCAAGAGATGGCAAGATAAAGCTAATCCGTCAGGATATCGGTAGGCATAATACGGTTGATATGGTACTTGGAAGGCTCTTTCTAGATGGTATTCAGGAAAGGGATGTAATGCTCTTTACGACGGGGCGTATCTCTTACGAGATGGTGGTAAAGGCGGCCAAGGCAAGAATTCCGGTTCTGGTATCGCGCACAGCGGCAACTACGCTTGCTGTGGAACTTGCCAATAGGCTTGGAATCGAAATAATCGGATATGTGCGCGGGGAGAAAATGAAGGTGTATACCGGTGCAAGCAGGTTGTTGACCGAGGGGGAAGGGATAGTTTGA
- the mog gene encoding molybdopterin adenylyltransferase: protein MKLQGVKVAVLTISDKGSRGEREDTSGPAIREIVEAEGASVVSYEVIPDEQYEIEERMVHLADFEDVDLILTTGGTGFSSRDVTPEATLAVIERLAPGFAEAIRHESLKITPHAMLSRAVSGIRGQTIIINLPGSQKAVRESLSVIMPALPHGIQILKGQTGECATNKHVK, encoded by the coding sequence ATGAAACTGCAAGGTGTAAAAGTTGCTGTACTGACTATTAGTGATAAAGGCTCGCGTGGAGAGCGTGAGGATACAAGCGGCCCGGCAATCAGGGAAATCGTCGAGGCGGAGGGAGCCAGTGTGGTTTCCTACGAGGTCATACCTGATGAGCAGTATGAGATCGAGGAGCGAATGGTGCACCTCGCCGATTTTGAAGATGTCGATTTGATTTTAACTACCGGCGGAACAGGTTTTTCCTCCAGGGATGTAACACCTGAAGCGACCTTAGCAGTTATCGAGCGGCTTGCTCCGGGGTTTGCTGAGGCTATCCGGCATGAGAGCCTCAAAATAACACCCCATGCGATGCTCTCAAGAGCGGTTAGCGGTATAAGGGGCCAGACCATCATAATAAACCTTCCCGGAAGCCAAAAAGCAGTGCGCGAATCGCTTTCTGTTATTATGCCTGCGCTGCCACATGGTATCCAAATTCTTAAGGGCCAAACTGGTGAGTGTGCCACAAATAAGCATGTCAAGTAA
- the moaC gene encoding cyclic pyranopterin monophosphate synthase MoaC has product MKAMTHFNKEGRAQMVDVSNKSITARTAVARGVVKMRPETLKLIKDGAIKKGDVLAVAQVAGIMGAKKTPDLIPMCHPLQITGVDINFSPLSDTELGIMAIAKTMDRTGVEMEALTAVSIAALTVYDMCKSVDRTMEIGDIELVEKTGGKSGDWRRDF; this is encoded by the coding sequence TTGAAAGCAATGACGCATTTTAACAAAGAGGGCCGGGCGCAGATGGTTGATGTAAGCAACAAATCTATCACGGCAAGAACGGCGGTGGCGCGAGGTGTGGTTAAGATGAGACCTGAGACGCTTAAGCTAATAAAAGATGGTGCGATCAAAAAAGGCGATGTGCTGGCTGTCGCGCAGGTTGCCGGCATTATGGGCGCAAAAAAAACGCCCGATCTTATCCCGATGTGTCACCCCTTACAGATAACTGGCGTTGATATCAACTTCTCACCGCTCTCTGATACCGAGCTAGGCATAATGGCGATAGCAAAGACTATGGATAGAACAGGCGTTGAGATGGAGGCTCTAACTGCTGTCTCCATCGCCGCCCTTACTGTTTATGATATGTGCAAATCGGTCGATAGGACAATGGAGATTGGCGATATAGAGCTAGTTGAAAAAACGGGCGGAAAGAGTGGGGATTGGAGAAGAGATTTTTAG
- the mdh gene encoding malate dehydrogenase, with product MPKISIIGAGNVGATCAYTLLKNNVADIALIDIVEGLAKGKSLDMMQAGAIEGYYREIIGGTEYSLAEGSDIVIITAGLARQPGMSRSDLLGKNAEILRSVLTNVMQVAPNAIILVVTNPADAMTQLAHIVTGYDPSRVLGMSGVLDSARFKYFISRELEAPMANIEGMVIGAHGDSMVPVVSQARVEGTPLADLLSREKIDEIINKTKFGGAEIVSYLKTGSAFYAPGAAAAYMATAIVDDTGEVMPCSVMAQGQYGVKGIYIGLPVRLGQGGVEEIIEIPLLDNEIKAFNDSVAAAKSLLAELSELIVDPTDADKYSL from the coding sequence ATGCCAAAAATATCGATCATAGGAGCAGGAAACGTCGGCGCCACATGCGCATATACTCTTCTTAAGAACAACGTTGCTGACATCGCTTTGATAGACATCGTCGAGGGACTTGCAAAGGGCAAATCACTTGATATGATGCAGGCGGGAGCAATTGAGGGTTATTACAGGGAGATCATCGGTGGTACTGAATACAGCCTGGCCGAAGGCTCAGATATCGTTATAATCACCGCTGGTCTTGCAAGGCAGCCAGGCATGAGCAGGAGCGACCTTCTAGGCAAGAATGCCGAAATTTTAAGATCTGTTCTTACAAACGTCATGCAGGTCGCCCCAAATGCTATCATTCTGGTCGTTACCAATCCCGCTGATGCCATGACTCAGCTTGCGCATATAGTTACTGGCTATGACCCAAGTCGAGTTCTGGGCATGAGCGGTGTGCTTGATTCCGCTCGTTTCAAATATTTTATCTCGCGGGAACTCGAAGCCCCGATGGCAAATATCGAAGGAATGGTGATCGGTGCGCATGGCGATTCAATGGTTCCGGTTGTAAGCCAGGCAAGGGTAGAGGGGACCCCCTTAGCCGACCTCTTGAGTCGGGAAAAGATAGATGAGATTATTAATAAAACTAAGTTCGGCGGGGCCGAGATAGTATCTTACTTGAAAACCGGAAGTGCGTTTTACGCTCCGGGTGCAGCAGCCGCCTACATGGCTACTGCTATAGTAGATGACACCGGCGAGGTCATGCCCTGCTCAGTTATGGCGCAGGGCCAGTATGGAGTAAAAGGAATATACATCGGGCTACCTGTAAGGCTTGGCCAAGGCGGCGTTGAAGAAATCATTGAGATACCGCTTTTAGACAACGAGATAAAGGCGTTCAATGATTCGGTTGCCGCGGCAAAAAGCCTTCTTGCCGAGCTATCTGAGCTTATCGTGGACCCAACCGATGCTGATAAATATTCTTTATAA
- a CDS encoding fumarate hydratase, with protein sequence MREVFASEITQVIKDLCLRANTVLRPDVLEAIKTSLGIEVSPTGKEVIEQIVKNAGLAKSEQLPICQDTGYVGIFIELGQDVLIKGDLTAAVNEGVREAYNEGYLRKSIVAKPVYERKNTGDNIPAFINADIVAGDKIKIIVMPKGGGTENASQLRMLAVSGGVDAVKDFVLQAAEGAAKSCPPVIIGIGIGGSFDKVGLLAKKALLRPLADKNADPDLAALEEEILVEVNKLGIGPAGLGGRVTALGVKIETMPTHIACLPVAVAFNCHAARQAEAII encoded by the coding sequence TTGCGAGAGGTCTTCGCTTCGGAGATCACACAAGTTATAAAAGACCTTTGTCTAAGGGCAAATACCGTACTTCGCCCAGATGTGCTTGAGGCTATAAAGACTAGCCTTGGTATTGAGGTATCGCCAACCGGCAAAGAAGTTATCGAGCAAATAGTCAAAAACGCCGGTCTTGCCAAAAGCGAGCAGCTCCCGATTTGTCAAGATACCGGCTATGTCGGTATTTTTATCGAGCTTGGACAGGATGTATTGATTAAAGGGGATTTAACCGCAGCGGTAAACGAGGGCGTAAGGGAGGCCTATAACGAAGGATATCTGAGAAAATCAATCGTTGCCAAGCCGGTTTACGAGCGAAAAAACACTGGGGATAACATACCGGCGTTTATTAACGCAGATATAGTAGCGGGTGACAAGATAAAGATAATCGTTATGCCAAAAGGCGGCGGCACTGAGAATGCATCGCAGCTTCGCATGCTTGCGGTATCTGGCGGAGTCGATGCAGTTAAAGATTTTGTTCTGCAGGCGGCAGAGGGAGCCGCAAAGTCATGTCCACCTGTAATCATCGGCATTGGTATAGGCGGCAGTTTTGACAAAGTCGGGCTTCTTGCAAAAAAGGCTCTGCTTAGACCGCTAGCCGATAAGAATGCAGACCCTGATCTTGCAGCGCTTGAAGAAGAGATTCTTGTAGAGGTAAACAAACTTGGCATTGGCCCAGCTGGCCTTGGCGGAAGGGTTACCGCCCTTGGGGTGAAAATCGAAACGATGCCGACCCACATCGCCTGCCTTCCAGTTGCTGTGGCATTCAACTGCCATGCTGCCCGCCAAGCAGAAGCAATTATTTAG